Proteins from a single region of Triticum aestivum cultivar Chinese Spring unplaced genomic scaffold, IWGSC CS RefSeq v2.1 scaffold155964, whole genome shotgun sequence:
- the LOC123172925 gene encoding cationic peroxidase SPC4-like, whose amino-acid sequence MARAPLLAAVVVASSLGPGASAAEPPVARGLSFDFYRRTCPRAESIVREFVQDAVRKDIGLAAGLLRLHFHDCFVQGCDASVLLDGSATGPGEQQAPPNLTLRPSAFKAVNDIRDRLERECRGAVVSCADILALAARDSVVVSGGPDYRVPLGRRDSRRFATRQDVLSDLPAPSSNVPSLLALLRPLGLDATDLVTISGGHTVGQAHCSSFEDRLFPRPNPTINPPFLARQKGTCPAKGTDRRTVLDVRTPNVFDNQYYVDLVNREGLFVSDQDLFTNDITRPIVERFARSQRDFFEQFGVSMGKMGQMRVRTSDLGEVRRNCSARNPGPAAADALQWPSLVQTIVDDAAAERLG is encoded by the coding sequence ATGGCTCGTGCTCCTCTGCTAGCAGCAGTGGTAGTGGCGAGCTCGCTTGGGCCTGGGGCTTCTGCGGCCGAGCCTCCGGTGGCACGCGGCCTGTCGTTCGACTTCTACCGGCGGACCTGCCCGCGGGCGGAGTCCATCGTGCGCGAGTTCGTCCAGGACGCCGTGCGCAAGGACATCGGCCTCGCCGCGGGCCTCCTCCGCCTccacttccacgactgcttcgtgCAGGGCTGCGACGCCTCCGTGCTGCTCGACGGCTCGGCCACGGGGCCGGGGGAGCAGCAGGCGCCGCCCAACCTCACGCTCCGCCCATCCGCCTTCAAGGCCGTCAATGACATCCGTGACCGGCTGGAGCGCGAGTGCCGCGGGGccgtcgtctcctgcgccgacatcctCGCGCTCGCCGCCCGCGACTCCGTGGTCGTCTCCGGCGGGCCTGACTACCGCGTGCCCCTCGGCCGCCGCGACAGCCGCAGGTTTGCCACGCGGCAGGACGTCCTGTCCGACCTGCCGGCGCCGTCCTCGAACGTGCCGTCCCTCCTCGCCTTGCTCCGGCCACTCGGCCTCGACGCCACCGACCTCGTCACGATCTCCGGCGGCCACACCGTCGGGCAGGCGCACTGCTCATCTTTCGAGGACCGCCTCTTCCCGCGCCCCAACCCCACCATCAACCCTCCCTTCCTCGCCAGGCAGAAGGGAACCTGCCCGGCCAAGGGCACCGACCGCCGCACCGTGCTGGACGTGCGCACGCCCAACGTGTTCGACAACCAGTACTATGTCGACCTGGTGAACCGGGAGGGGCTCTTCGTCTCCGACCAGGACCTCTTCACCAACGACATCACCCGGCCCATTGTCGAGCGCTTTGCGCGGAGCCAGCGGGACTTCTTCGAGCAGTTCGGCGTGTCCATGGGCAAGATGGGCCAGATGAGGGTGCGCACCAGCGACCTGGGAGAGGTCCGTCGGAACTGCTCCGCCCGCAACCCCGGCCCCGCCGCTGCCGACGCGCTCCAGTGGCCGTCCCTTGTGCAGACCATCGTCGACGATGCAGCCGCAGAAAGGCTTGGCTAG